The sequence below is a genomic window from Macadamia integrifolia cultivar HAES 741 chromosome 1, SCU_Mint_v3, whole genome shotgun sequence.
aatactggcatgagaaaaTTCTGCTAACAATGGCTAAGGCATCAGGGAGACCTGTGGCACTAGATAGACGCACTCGATCTGCGGCAATGGGCACCTTTGCGAGGGTCCAGGTAGAGGTCGAGATTGGAGCTACCAGACTCGAAGAAATCCAAGTAGAACGAAGGCAACCAGGAACTAGCGAGACattctggttcaaacaaaatattatttatgaagACGCCTTGATCAGATGTGGTTTCTGCAAAAAAATGGGACACTCTGTCCATGCATGTAGGGCGAGGAGGGAAGCAGAGACCAGGAAGGAGTCACAGCGCAAAGAGACTGTTCCAGGGGTGTCCTATGCAGATGAAGAGGATGGCGTCCAGAGCAATGGTCATCGGAAAGAGAGGAGTGGCCGCCGGGATGAGTAGATTCCAATGACTGGTGCGTCTAATTTGGAaagattttctttccttttcgaAGGAACGATCTCCTTCCTTTTTTGAACCGCACACTTTAAGGAACATTGAAGGAAAATCAGTTATGAATAATTTGGATGGAGACATACAAATCTGCCttccattagaagaagaaaggaataagGAAGGAAATATTCTAGAGGGGTGCGTTTTTGAACAAATCAATGAAGGGGAGAATGACTTGGATGATGGGGTGGACTCTATGGCTGGATCGGATAACGGGTTTGTTGGTGGAAATGGGCCCCTTATGGATCACCGTACCTATTCTCAACCCACAGGAAATAACACCTCTTCTCCTCGAGAGCTGAAAATGACACGAATAGGGCAGTGCCCGAGAAGGACTCTTCAAGCCCGATTTACACTGGACATGGCAGTGGTGATCGAGTGATGGCTCCGAGTAGTCGTGGAGAGCATCATGGGACTGGTAGGTGCCAACCAATGCAATGGTACAATAATGTCATCTCGTCATTCAATCCCCTCGAGATTAATGGGGGCACGGTGGTGGTTAATCATAAGGAGGTAGAGCAGATAGACAAAACTCTCTACGAGAGGGAGGCTTTGGATCTGACTCCTGGAAGACAGGGAAAGGGGAAACACCTGGCCAATACAGAGTAGACTTTGTGAAATTCTGGCTGTATTGCTTCatcaaaaaatagtaaatgaaagccctctattggaatattagagggataAAGAAGGCTGCCGCAAGGTTAGCTTTGAggaatattttaagggaaaaaaggcTTGATTTCCTTTGCATCGCCGAACCTATGATTCACTCCTACGCCTTTCCTATGTTGTTCTTCAACAAGTTGGGTTTCGACCCTGATTTCATCCATAACGAGCGAGTAGGCGGCGTCTCAAATCTATGGCTGATTTGGCGAAGAGGTGTAGCAAAGCCTCTTGTGCTATCGTCTTCTGAGTAGCAAATCTCTGTCTCTGTGCAATGGGCTCAGGAAATTTTCATCTTATCTGTAGTGCACGCCAAATGCCTAAGAGCTGCTATAAGAGAATTGTGGACTGACTTGGTGGCAACCCATCCTGGGTCAAATactccttggatgatttttggaGACTTCAATGCCACCCTTCTCTCCACTGAAAAAAGGGGGCCGGGAATTTTCAACTTAGGGTCAGCAGGAGATTTTGGCGCAATGGTGGATACATGCTCGCTAATCCAAGTTCCTTCGCAGGGAAGGAAATTCACATGGACTAATAACAGGAGAAGGGGCCATGTGTCTACAGTGCTCGATCGAAGCTTTTATAATGATgcttggatttcttttttttaagaatGTCACCAATTCATCTTGCAGAGAGTGGCGTCAGACCATGCTCCCATTCTGGTGGTGTCTGAATGTTCTGAAAGACCAAAAAACTGTCCTTTTCGATCCCAGAGGTTCTGGACAGAACACGAGGGCTTTCTAAATGCAATTAAGACCTCCTAGGAGAACGACATTTCTGGATCGCCAATGCTGGTTATagctcaaaaattaaaaagattgaagGTCTTCCTATGCTCTTGGgcgaaagaaaattttccaaattttaatttggagatgatggaggcaaAAAAATGCATGGAGGAGATCCAGGCCGAAATTGACAGAGATGGGATAAGCAACTCAATTTATGCcaaagaagctgatgcaaagaccAGATACCTGAAGGCCAtgcaaaattatgagaaattgtGGGCTGAAAAATCTCATTCTAGATGGAGGGATCAAGGAGATAGATGCTCAAAACTTTTTCACATCTCAGTGAAGATGCGACGAATGAAGAACTCCATTAAATCTCTGAAGATGGATGATGGGACCTTAATCTCTGATAAAGCGCAGATCAAGAAATACGTCACGAGATATTATGAGATTTTTCACAAAGGTACTCCCCTGATCAATCACATGGATTTATTGCAATGCATTCCAATGTTTTGGAAGAATGGGATAGAGGTCGATTAGATGGTATTCCATCTGACACTGAGATCAAGGGTGCAGTGTGGGATCTTGATCCAGATAGTGCTCTTGGTCCAGATGGATTTCCTGGAGCTTTTTATAAATCATGTTGGGACATCATATCTTCAGATGTGTGCAAGGCTATCAGATGGTTTTTCAGAACCGGTTTCATGCCTTAcgaaattaataataatttcctaGTCATGATTCCTAAAATTGAAGGAGCACTATCCCTGGACAAATTCAGGCCATtgtgcatgggaaattttttttgcaaataaTATCAAAGGTTCTGGCTATGCGATTATCGTgtgttcttccaaaaattatttttgaggAGTAGGGGGCCttccagaaagggaagatcattcATTCCAACATATCTCTGGCCTCGGAGCTGGCCAACATGATGTTTGCCACAAGAGGAGGAGGTATgggtttaaaaattgatatccagaaggcgttcgacaccatctcttggaattttattttccatgttCTGAGGAGATTTGGCTTCTCTGAAAAatggatctcttggatccatcagaTACTTACTTCTGCCATAATATCAGTTCTGCTAAATGGTGGCCCTGTTGGATACTTTGGTGTGGAGAAGGGTCTGAGACAAGAAGATCCAATCTCGCCGATGCTGTTTATAATTGCTAAAGAGGTTCTTTGTAGAGGCTTATTTGAGCTCCTAGCCAATAACAACATTAAATCTCTATTGGGTCCCCATGGTGCTATTATCCCTACACATATTCTATTTGCCGATGACGTATTTATCTTCTCAAATGCATCCATCAGGTATATTAAAAatctccatatttttctctctaaatacCAGAGCTTCTCCGgctagaaaataaatttagacaaaagcaagcttttcttgGGATCTGTTCCTGCCCCTAGAAAGCAAGCCATTGTGGAAGAGCTTGGTATCTCCATTTGTCACTTCCCCACCAGCTATTTGGGGGTCGAGATCTTTAAGGGAAGGGTGAAAAAGGAGTCGCTAATCCCCATTCTGGATAAAGTTAAAGGGCGACAagcaggatggaaagggaagatttTGTCCATGGCTGGAAGAGTGGACTTGGTCCGCTCTGTGATCTTGGGAATGATGAACCATAGTTCAGCcgtatattggtggccttcatcccttattgcaacaatggagaggtggatgaggaatttcatctGGACAGGTGAGATTGATACTGCAAAAAAAATATCANNNNNNNNNNNNNNNNNNNNNNNNNNNNNNNNNNNNNNNNNNNNNNNNNNNNNNNNNNNNNNNNNNNNNNNNNNNNNNNNNNNNNNNNNNNNNNNNNNNNNNNNNNNNNNNNNNNNNNNNNNNNNNNNNNNNNNNNNNNNNNNNNNNNNNNNNNNNNNNNNNNNNNNNNNNNNNNNNNNNNNNNNNNNNNNNNNNNNNNNNNNNNNNNNNNNNNNNNNNNNNNNNNNNNNNNNNNNNNNNNNNNNNNNNNNNNNNNNNNNNNNNNNNNNNNNNNNNNNNNNNNNNNNNNNNNNNNNNNNNNNNNNNNNNNNNNNNNNNNNNNNNNNNNNNNNNNNNNNNNNNNNNNNNNNNNNNNNNNNNNNNNNNNNNNNNNNNNNNNNNNNNNNNNNNNNNNNNNNNNNNNNNNNNNNNNNNNNNNNNNNNNNNNNNNNNNNNNNNNNNNNNNNNNNNNNNNNNNNNNNNNNNNNNNNNNNNNNNNNNNNNNNNNNNNNNNNNNNNNNNNNNNNNNNNNNNNNNNNNNNNNNNNNNNNNNNNNNNNNNNNNNNNNNNNNNNNNNNNNNNNNNNNNNNNNNNNNNNNNNNNNNNNNNNNNNNNNNNNNNNNNNNNNNNNNNNNNNNNNNNNNNNNNNNNNNNNNNNNNNNNNNNNNNNNNNNNNNNNNNNNNNNNNNNNNNNNNNNNNNNNNNNNNNNNNNNNNNNNNNNNNNNNNNNNNNNNNNNNNNNNNNNNNNNNNNNNNNNNNNNNNNNNNNNNNNNNNNNNNNNNNNNNNNNNNNNNNNNNNNNNNNNNNNNNNNNNNNNNNNNNNNNNNNNNNNNNNNNNNNNNNNNNNNNNNNNNNNNNNNNNNNagataaacaaatagctaatatcttcatcttctccaatagcccacCAAAGGGCTGAATTCAAACACGACAAACACCAattaagttcaagcaatgctcgaacttaccaacacataaaggcttagtcaacatatcagctagattgtcttcagtaccaatcttcaacacttgaatattaccttgagcaattatctcttttataaaatgataccgaacatcaatgtgctttgtcctctcatgatacattggatctttagtcaagtgaatagcactctggctatcacaatggacaacagtcaccccatgatccatgctgagttctcccaacaaacctctaagccaaataacttctttaattgcctcagtcactgccatatactctgcttcagtagtagataatgcaactgtagcctataaagtagctttccaactaaccgcacttcctccaagagtaaatacatagcatGTGAGTGACCTCTTCTTGTCAGGATCACCtacataatctgaatcaacataactagataaactatcaccattcctcccaaactccaaacaaacaccagaagTCCCTTTCAAGttcctaagtatccacttcactgcttcccaatgagctttacctggacataaCAAATATCtactcaccacactgacagcttgtgagATGTCAgaacgagtgcaaaccatagcatacataacggagccaactgcactataGTATGGAatacgtgacatgtactccacctcttcatctgtctcaagtgatagagcagttgaaagtctaaaatgagatgtaagaggagtagttacaggtttggcatctttccttccaaaatgattcaataccttctcagtgtacttttgttgagatagccacaacttccttgcttttctatccctcttgatctccataccaaggatttttcgtgctgcccccaaatctttcatctcaaattaagaacttaattgttccttcaacctattgacctcattcctatcttttgctgcaatcaacatatcatcaacataaagcaacaaatatatgaatgacccatctaagatctttctgaaataaacacaacagtcatattgacacctggagtatccaaaattagccataactgaatcaaaccttttataccacttctaggagactgtttcaaaccatatagggacttcttcaataAGCATACACGGTCCTCCTTACCTttaataacaaacccttcaggttgatgcatataaatttgttcttctagttcaccatgcaagaatgttgttttcatATCAAGTTGCtcaaactccaaatcatgcatagcaactaaagcaagtaggacacgaatagaactatgcttaacaacaggtgagaaaacatcatcaaaatcaattccttatacctgactgtagccctttgcaaccaaatatGCCTtatacctagcatcttcaacatctgaggcagattccttcttcttgaagacccatttgcaaccaataattttcttccctattctcggcttcacaagctcccaagtctgatttttatgaagagattccatattctcattcatggcaatcaaccattttgtagagtcaattgaagcaacagcttcagaatatatTGCAGGCTcattattttcaattgtatctgcaacagacaatgcataaggaacaaattcagcatgcccatacttttgtggttgtctaatattcctccttggtctatccttggcaattctgtaccgctcttcttcttgattctcttgagcatcatctcgttcagtaaaagtaggcagctggactaaagtagattgtgctttgtttgaagatgaaccaccaattttaAACTCCACATTCTCTTTAGATTTTTCTTgatcttcatcacaatgaataggagttttttttcctaggatgcaacatagcagattcatcaaaagtaacatctctgctaataagaaattttagagactttggatcaggacaccacaacctgtatcctttcactccagatccatacccaagaaaaatgcatttcttaggcCTAGGTTCCaatttcccttcatttacatgtgcataagcaggacatccaaatacttttaaatttgagtagtctccaggtttacctgaccaaacttcttctggagtcttgcactcaatagttgtgcacggagatcgattcaccaacaaggttgttgtgttaactgcttctgtcTAGAACTCCTTGCCCCAATCCtacatttgataacatacacctcacATTTTCTAACAATGGTTCTAacgctctgccactccattctgctggggtgttttaacaactgtatggtgtcttgcaataccttcatttttacataactcattaaagtcaccttcacaaaactctaggccattttcggttctcaaccttttaatttgtttcccgatCTACTTCTCAAGCAAATCCTTCCATtttttgaaagtgacaaatacttcatttttgtgcttcaaaaaatagatctaaaccttcctagagaaatcatcaataaaagtaagcaagtatcttgcaccagccccctttgaagcaaccctggagggcccccataggtctgaatgaatgtagtccaaagttcccttggtgctatgaatagcagtactgaaactaactcttttctgcttcccaaacacacaatgctcatagaactccattgctcctatACTCTGAtcacacaacaagccccttttacttaatgatgccatccctctttcactcatatggcctaacctcatgtgccataaatttgtgacatctgattcagacatagatgatgaggctgctgcaacagacccagtgactgtagtaccctacAACACATACAAATtaccaaccttgattcctttcatcaataagagaacacccttgctgatcttcatgactccactgtcagctgtatacttgcacccatttgaatcaagagtgcctaaactgatgagattcttattcaaatcagggacatgcctgacattagaCAAGGTTCTGGCAATGCCATCATatatcttgatattgatcgttcccattccaatagtcttacaagaagcattatttcccatcaacacaatTCCACCTCGACCTGATTcatatgtggagaaccattcacgattgggacacatatggtaggaacaaccagagtcaagaatccattcatcctgtgatctaattttatcatcagtcaccaaaagcatatcaaactcactctcatcttcagcaatactagcatctgcagaatcatctcttttctattgattttgagcaccaccacctacCTTCttcttatttaaaagcttatagtattcagatttaatatgcccttttttcttacagtaattgcaggttaaattcttgtgcttagattttgatctagccttctttttgtcatcatctaaacccctttcattcgttctccctctagctaccaaaccaacaccatcagatttattggtagatgtcaactcatcatcaatcttctgcttgctttgcagattcgttttgacatcctcaatagagattgtctctctaccataaatcatggtattcttaaaatgcttataagatggaggcagagaacataacaataatagggccaaatcttcatcgtctattttaacatctatccttttcaaatcagtaacaatagaattgaactcagatatgtgggatttaataggagtgccttcacccatatgaagggtatacagttgttgcttcaatctcaacctattggtgagggatttggtgaggtagaggttctctaacttcacccataactctgcagccgttttctctgagagaacttccaatagaacatcattcgaacgACACAACTAAATATCTGAAAGggttttatcatccaaatcattccaatcatcatcggacatagttgcaggtttcttcgccttcccaaatagggttttcttcagaccctgctgcgtgagaacagccatcattcgaacctgccataaactaaaactgatgttaccgtcgaacctatcaatatcgtatttcgttgaagccatggattgaagtaacccagagctctgataccTGTTTGagagatcaaacaccaagaaacacgaataataatgAGACAATAAATTCAtacgacatagagatttaacgaggtttacacaccaaggtggtgtgctacattctcgggcgaagaagaagatgattcactatgcagaagagaaattacaccttagtagtggcgaggaaaaactcgccctgaaaccctagctgcgtgaaaactctggaatacaatgactttctcaacaagcaacagtacattatatatactccaaatcgtgggtcgacccatcgggttgcggtcgatccggtccaacccctctgcttccatcacagatctcagaaaattttccattcgggtcgccaccaaaatatgttggatcgggtcaatcttcaaaacgggtcaagaattcgagacaagcTTAACAAGTGTGTTATTGGTGGCCTCAACCGATTGCCTCTCATATTTTATCTATACCATTTTCAATTTCGGAGCAAGGTGATACTTATGTTTGGGCGGCTACTTCTTCTGGGAATTTCTCTATATCTTCTGCCTATCATCTTGAGCTGACTAATTCCTATGGATCTGGTTCTTTGAAATCTAATCCACTTTGGCAATTGATCCGGCATGTTCCCATCGCACCCAAAATACAGATTTTTCTTTGGAAGTTTCTTTTGAATTGGGTTCCTTATGCTGGACTTCTTATATCTTGGGGATTTCATCTGAGTCCTATTTGTCCCTTTTGCTCTGGTGAGATATCATTAGACCATCTTTTTCGCACTTGTTCTTATGCCACTACTATTTGGACTACAGCAGGTTTCCCTTCAGTGCCACATGCTTCTATCTCAATTCAAGAGATTTTAATACATTTTCTAAAACAACGAATTCCTAGGTCTCAAAAGCTTCAGCTTTGCGCCAAAGTTTTTTCCCTTATTTGGAGTATTTGGATTGCATACAATGATAAAGCATTTCGAGGCAGATCTCAAGCACCCTTTCCGTTGGTTTCTTCAGCAGTTCGACTTTATCATGAGTATACTCTATCTTCTCGGCGCACAACTATTATAGTCAATCCTATATTTATTTCCTGGTCTTCTCCTCCTTCAGGATTTATTAAACTAAATGTTGATGGATCGAGTTTGGGGGCTCCGGGACCTGCAGGAATTGGAGGCATTTTCAGATATTCTAATGGCAGCTTCGTCACAAGATTTGCAAAATATATTGGGCTGAACTTCGTTTATGTTGCAGAAGCGTTGGAATTAGGCAGTGCCTTCAAATTGCCAAGTCTAAAGGTTTCTCCAATATCATTATTGAAGGAGATTGTGCTCTTACTACCAATATCTTACTAGTATCTCTTGGTGTATTCAGCACATTATCCGTGACTGCACTCAACTTGTCAATGATTTTCAATTGGTCTCCTTTATCCTTATATATCGGGAAGGGAATTGAGCAGCTGATGCCCTTGCATCCTTTGGTGTTaatcatcaattttttgttctCTGGGACAGCATTCTCCCTTCTATGTATTTGATAAGATTAAAAGAGTCTATCAAGACTCCAAAATCACAATCTGTGACAGATTGCCTCACATTTCTGATATCATGTGCTGCCAGCGTCTGGGTTTGATCATTAATCCTAAGCGTCCTCCTGAGCCTTTGGAAATATTCTGGTGCAAGCCCTCTTCTAGTTGGACAAAATTAAATGTGGATGGTAGCTCCATGGGCAACCCTGGAAGGGCTGGCGTAGGTGGAGTTATTTGCAATGACCTTGGGGCTGTGATTGGTTCCTTTAAGAATTTCATTGGGATTCAATCAAACTATGTAGCAGAATTTCAAGCTTTGATCGTAGGTCTCCTTATGGCTAAAGACCTGAGAGTTTCGTCGCTTTGGATCAAGTCAGACTCtgtggcagtggtggtggcaGTTCAAGCCAGGTCCATTCCTTGGTTTGTCGCTCAACAATGGATCTCCCTAGAGCCTTTCCGGCTTTCTATTTCTTGGAAAATTTCCCACTGTTTTGGAGAGGCTAATAGTATAGCTAATTTTTTGGCTCGGGATGCGGCAAAATCAGGATCATCTGAATATAATGCTCAGCTTCCGAAGCACATTTGAGATGAGATAGCTCATGACGCCGACTCTAGGCCTAGATTTCGGTTCTAATTTTTTCTACATTttctccctgctgatggcaatgccgaaggtggggaaaAATGTGGTCTTTGAGATGTAATTGTTTGTCATcttttttctattctctttaatatatttgaatctatagcaaaaaaaaaaaagactaaggAGTTTTTCCCTCTTTTGTGTCTCTCCGCCTATCTAATTAATGCtctcttttctaaaaaaaaaaaaaaaagataaaggtgTCTAAACtggatcagaaaaaaaaaaaaaaaaaaggtgtctaAACTTTAGATATTTTAGTTCAAGAACACCGTCAGGTATTAGAGGTGTGGATGTAATTACCCATAACACAGGGGAGGAGCTTGTAATAGAACCAAAGTCCATGAGAGGGCCATGTAAAAAACTCTTTTACTTAATAAGGGAataaacaataacaacaatataATCCCCATATATAGGAAACCCAATAAAGCATAATGCCACAATCAAACTGATACCTCCTAGGAAGAGACGATACAATATAACAGTGTAACCAATCAATTCACGTTACCctcaaaataaaacataaaataaattgtAGGACCTTGTTAAATAAATTTTGGAGCTGCTGATCCACCAATGGTTCCCCACGAAGCTGCTCTCTCTGTTCTTAAAAcaaagaaagttgttgctagAGCATCAACATAACAATTCTCCTTATGTTGGCTTTGTTCGAAGAACACATTGACTAGAGCGTTCTCACGGAAAGTACCGGAGACTCTCGTTATTTTCCCCATAAAACAGAAGTCATTGAATGTGAAAGCACAGTCTTTTCCCAGAGCCTCATTCAACATCCAAGAGGGATATTTATCCCCAATACCTGAGGTTGACGTAGGTAAATAAACTTCTCGGCTTATGATATCTGTTGTAGATGTATTCACATCAAATTGCACCAACTTGAAAGGATCAAACATTCCACCATCCTTAGTATAATAGCGAACCGTACTATCAGGAAAAACACGTGATCCTGAAAACTTTCCAGCAATAAAGTCAAACTTGAGATATGTTCCTTTTTCATTAACGAAGATTCGACTCATCCTACAGAAAAATCCTATGAAATCGGTCGAGTCACCTAAAACCCGAGTAGGGGCAAATTTGACAACTTCTAGATTGTCTGGTGATCCAAGATTAGACTCCTCCTTTTCAAATATACCTGACCCATTGCCGTGGACAAACCAAAACCTTTTGTTATTAAGATTATGTTTGCCTACTTGAAGTTTCACCATGATCTCATCTGGCAAGGTGAGATGAACTCTTGTCAAAACACCCTTGAACATCCCCACCATTGGAATGTTAAAATACCCGTAGAAGATGGACTTTGTGTCGATGTTATTGATGGGTTTCACACCTATCTCCTTCTTCTTGAGCTCAGCCACATCTGTTGCAGAATCCCGAAAGATAACTAGGAGGTCATCCTCGTTCATCAGATGGAAATCCCTCACTATAACACTGCCATCAATAAAGAAGTGGGAATCCACTATAAAGTCTCTTAAGGTACTTAAACTCTTAATGAGACAAGCTGGAGTACTATTTGTTGTTTCCATGCCAATGCTTAAGCCAGTACGTTTCTCAAATATGCTTGCCATCGAGGCTAGTATCATGTTCACGGCTACTATGAAAGTGGTATTGAATTCTTTGTGAAGGAGTAGATCACGTAACATCTCGAGAAACCTTAACACTGATTCTTGATCTCCGTTGGCTGGTGGTTCAAGGCCATATTCAATGAATACTCTCTTCATTGAGTTATTGATCGCAATCATAGCTAGTCGAAACTGTTCACGATTCCAATCTTGATCAATCTTCTGTTTCATTAATTCATTAAGCGTATCGTTCTTCTTTGCCATTTCAGCCTTGGCATTCTCCAGGAGGCTTTGCAATTCAGTAAGCTCATCATTTTTCTTTGCCGATTCAGCCTTGATATTCTTCAGGAGGCTTTGCAATTCAGTAAGCTCATCATTCTTCTTCGCCAATTCAGCATTAGTATTCTCCAAGAGGCTTTTCCATTCAGTAAGCTCATCATTCTTTTTTGCAGATTCTGCTTTGGTATTCTCCAGGAGGCTTTGCAATTCGTTCACCTCTTTCGGCTTTGGTAATGGTATGTTTTGGAAACCAAAAGGGCCCAAAGGTACCACTGTTTCTAGAATGAAGGTATCATATTGACATTCAAGGAATTCACCATCATCGTCGCGTTTTTGGACGCGTACAATAGCCTTACCCTGACGGTTTACTCGAAAGTTCTTAGAACGCAAGagcctcttgaaatcatcaACCTTTGGCCCATCGTAGAAGACACCTTTGCTTTGTGTCAATTCTAATGATTTAGAGAAGAGGTCAACCCAACAGACCTCTAACTTTGCGTTCACAAAAAAATTATCACTCGATGACCAACTCATTtcctatttcaaaaaaaaaaataaggagaagaagaagcattcACAAAGCAATGAGATTGAGATTCTCAAAACAATCCTTAAAGCCTTAAACTCCCATCAAATCATTAAGGAAATAGTTGATTTGACTCTAACATAAGAAGTTCAAAATTTGTATTTGCGTAATATCTTAAAGAGTACTAGTTACTATTTTTATCATAAGAACGCCAAAGTCTTagcgaaaaaagaagaagaagaagaagaagaaaaagaacgtTAAGTTCGGGATTAtcatagttttttattttttgggtaaatcaaaaatatattaaaataggaaagaaaaacaaatgcaACACAT
It includes:
- the LOC122084770 gene encoding uncharacterized protein LOC122084770, which translates into the protein MSWSSSDNFFVNAKLEVCWVDLFSKSLELTQSKGVFYDGPKVDDFKRLLRSKNFRVNRQGKAIVRVQKRDDDGEFLECQYDTFILETVVPLGPFGFQNIPLPKPKEVNELQSLLENTKAESAKKNDELTEWKSLLENTNAELAKKNDELTELQSLLKNIKAESAKKNDELTELQSLLENAKAEMAKKNDTLNELMKQKIDQDWNREQFRLAMIAINNSMKRVFIEYGLEPPANGDQESVLRFLEMLRDLLLHKEFNTTFIVAVNMILASMASIFEKRTGLSIGMETTNSTPACLIKSLSTLRDFIVDSHFFIDGSVIVRDFHLMNEDDLLVIFRDSATDVAELKKKEIGVKPINNIDTKSIFYGYFNIPMVGMFKGVLTRVHLTLPDEIMVKLQVGKHNLNNKRFWFVHGNGSGIFEKEESNLGSPDNLEVVKFAPTRVLGDSTDFIGFFCRMSRIFVNEKGTYLKFDFIAGKFSGSRVFPDSTVRYYTKDGGMFDPFKLVQFDVNTSTTDIISREVYLPTSTSGIGDKYPSWMLNEALGKDCAFTFNDFCFMGKITRVSGTFRENALVNVFFEQSQHKENCYVDALATTFFVLRTERAASWGTIGGSAAPKFI